The Halobaculum magnesiiphilum genome contains the following window.
CGCGGGCCACCACGAGAAGGTCCGCACGGGCGCGGCGCCGAAGTTCGGCGTCCCGTACGACCGCGCGGCCGAGGTCGTCGCCGACGCGCGCGACCGGTTCGAGGTCGTCGGGGTCCACGCCCACGCCGGGTCGGGCATCCACGGCGAGGAGGACCTGGCCGCCCACCGCGACCTCGTCGCCCGGATGGGCGAGCTGGCGCGCGAGATCGGCGACGACGAACTGGAGTTCGTCGACGTGGGCGGCGGGTTCGGCGTCCCGTACCATGAGGACGACCCGGCGCTCGACCTCGATTCGGTCGCGGACGCGACCCGGGAGGCGCTGGGCGACCTCGACGCGACGCTGGCGGTCGAGCCCGGGCGCTACGTCGTCGCCGACGCGGGCGTCCTGCTGACCCGGGTGAACACCGTGAAGCCGACGGCCGAGACGACGGTCGCCGGCGTCGACGCCGGGATGACGGACCTGCTTCGCCCGGCGATGTACGACGCGTACCACGCGATCCGGAACCTCGACGCCGGCGACGCTGGCGACGCCCGGGAGACCGGCCCGGTGACGGTCGCGGGGCCCATCTGCGAGACGGGCGACACGTTCTGCGACGGGCGGGAGCTGCCGCTCCCGGATAGGGGCGACCTGCTGGCAGTCGGCAACGCGGGCGCCTACGGCTACGAGATGGCTTCGACGTACAACTCCCGCCCGCGACTCGCGGAGGTGAGCCTCGCCGGCGATGTGCTCCGCGAGCGCGAGACGCTCGCGGGAGTTACCCGGCTGGAGCGGGGAGGGGCGGACGAATGAGCGAGTCGACGGAGCCGACCGAATCCGCCGGTTCCCGGACGGTCCCGGCGGTGAAGTACCACGGCACGGGCAACGACTTCCTCGTCGTCGACGCCGCCGACGCCGACGGACGGGTGCCCGACCGCGGCGCGTTCGCGGTCCACCACTGCGACCGCGAGACAGGCGTCGAGGGGGCCGATCGCACGGGTGCCGACGGCGTCCTGTTCATGGACATCGACGAGAACACCGTCGGCGGCGACGGGCCCGTTACGGCCACGATGACGCTCGTCCAGCCGGACGCATCGATCGCCGAGATGTGCGGCAACGGCGCGCGCTGTGCCGCCGCGTGGGTGCGCGAGCGCACCGGCGCCGACGTGGTCGATCTGGAGACGCCGGCGGGCGTCCGTCGTGCCGAGGTCCGCACCGGCGACGTGGACGGAACCGGCGGCGACGACCGCGCGAGCGACGCCGACGAGGTCACCGTCGAAGTGGAGATGGGTCGCCCGTCGTTCGCTCCCGCGGACGTACCGCTGGCCGCCGACCGCGACGAACCGCTCGTCGAGGAACCCGTCGAGGGGCTGACCGTCACCGCCGTCGACACCGGCGTCCCCCACGCCGTCGCGTTCGTCGACGGCGACGCCGGCGGCGTCGACGGCCTGGACCTGGAGTCGGTCGCGCCGCCGGTCCGCCACGCCGACGTCTTCCCGGAAGGGGCGAACGTCACCCTCGCGACGCGGACCGGCGAGGGAACCTTCGACCAGCGCACCTACGAGCGCGGCGTCGAGGGCGAGACGCGAGCGTGCGGCACCGGCGCGGTCGCCGTGGGCGCGTCCGCGCGCCGCCTCGGCCTGGCCGACAGAACCGACCTCGCCGTGTCGCCGCCGGGCGGCACCCTGCGGATCACGGTCCCCGAGGACGCGTCGGCGACGCTCACTGGACCGGCCGAGCGGGAGTTCGAGATCGACCTCGCGGTCCCGGAGTCGGGGACGGGGGGCGACGAATGAGCGACGGTCCACCGGCGTCGCCGGCGGTGGACTTCGACCCGGTCGAGTTCCTCGCCGACGCCGTCCGGATCGAGTCCCACGAGTCGCCCGCCGAGATGCGGGAGTTCCTCGTCGACACGCTCTCGACCCACGGCGCGGAGCCACGGGTCGACGCCGCGGGTAACGTCCGCGCGACGAAGCCGGCCGACGCGGCGGACGCGGCCGACGGCCCGCACCTCGTCCTGAACACCCACATCGACACCGTGCCCCCGCACGTCCCCTTCGAGCGCGGCGTCGACGACGAGGGGCGCGAGGTGTTCCGCGGCCGCGGCTCCTGCGACGCCAAGGGACCGCTCGCGGCGCTGCTGGCCGGCTTCCTCGCGGTCGAACCCGCCCGCGGGACGGTAACGCTCGCGATCACGCCCGACGAGGAGACGCTGTCGACCGGCGCGGACGCGCTGGTTCGCGGCCGCGGCGACGACCACCCCGGCGGTCCGGTCGACCCCGTCGACGGTGACCTGTTCCTCGTCGGCGAGCCGACCGACTGCGACGCCTGCGTCGCCGCCCGCGGGCGCTTCGAGGGGACGCTGACGCTCACGGGGTCGGCGGCGCACGCGGCCGAACCCGACTCGGGCGTCAACGCCGTCGCGGCGCTGGAGGACGCGCTGGCGGCGATCCGACGGTTCGACGACGACGCCGAGGCGCACCCGATGCTGGGGGAGCCGACGCTCGTTCCAACTGGCACGACGGGCGGGGAGGCGACGAACCAGGTGCCCGCCGAGGCGACGGTCACGCTCGACCGGCGGTCGGTGCCCCCGGAGACGGCCGAGGGGTTCCGGGCGTCGCTGGAGGCGACGGTCCGCGAGGCCGTCGCCGACGGGGTCGGCGTCGAGTTCGCGCTGACCGAGCGCCCGACGCCGTTCTTGGAGGCGTTCGACACCGACCCCGAGCACCAGTTCGTGAGGGCCGTGAGCGACGCGGCCCGGGCGGTCGGGGGCGTGGGTGGCGCCGCCGGCGACGACGGCAACGCCGACGCCGACGGCGAGGTGCGCCCCTTCGGCGCGGCGACGGAGGCGTCGTACTTCGCGCCGGCGCCGACGGTCGTGTTCGGCCCGGGCCACCTGGCGGACGACGCCGGCGCGGTCGCCCACAGCGAGCGCGAGTACGTCCGCGTCGACCGCGTCCGCGACGCCGCCGGGACGGTGCGGCGGGCGCTCGATTCGCTGCTCGGGTGATCCGACCGCCGTCGCTTTGTCCCTCGGGCGGGTAGCCGACGCCATGTGTACGCTGACGCTGGCCTGGCGGGTGTTCGACGGGGCGCCGGTCGTCGTGGCGGCCAACCGCGACGAGGCGTACGGCCGGCCCTCCGAGCCGCCCGCCGACCGCGGCGACGGCGTGATCGCCCCCCGGGACGCGAGGGCCGGCGGGACCTGGATGGGCGTCACCCGAGACGGCCTGTTCGTCGGGATCACGAACCGCTGGGTGGACGACCTCGAGGGCGAGCGCTCTCGTGGACTGCTCGTCGACGACTGCCTCCGGGCGGGATCGGCCGAGGCGGCCGCACGGCTCGTCGAGGAATCGTGTCGCGAGCACGGCTACGACGGCTTCAACCTCGTGTTGGCGGACGCCGAGGCCGCACTCCTGCTGGAGTGGGACGGCCACCTCACCGTGACCGACTTCGATCCGGGAGTCCACGTCGTCGGCAACACCGGTTACGACGGGCACTACTTCGAGCCGCCGGCACGGCCCGAGGCCGGCGCCGAGGAGGCGCGAAACGCGACTCGGCTCCGAACCGAACTCGCGCCGGAGTCGGGAGAGTCGGCGGACGCGTGGCTCGACCGCGCGGGCGCGGCGCTGGGCGACCACCGGTTCGGCGTGTGCGTCCACGACGAGGCGCGCGGGTTCGGAACGGTCTCCTCCTCGCTCGTCCGCCTGGGGGCCGACAGCGACATCCGCTACGAGCACGCTGACGGACCCCCCTGCGAGACGGCGTTCGAGCCCGTCGCGATCGACGGGTGAACGGTGGGGGCCTGGGCGGGTGAACGGCGGGGGTGCCCGGCGGGTGAACGGTGGGGTCGCGAGGAGGACAACGCCGCGGCGACGCCGGGAATTTTATCCGTGTAGGTTGCCGCCGGACGAACTAAAAGGGAAAGGGTAAACGGGGGCGCGGTCGTTGGGGCGTGTATGAGCGCCTCCGACGCCGAAGCGAGCCTCGCCGAGGACGAGCTCGCCGGCCTCGAACTCGTCCGCGAGACCGGCGGCATCCACCAGTCCGACTTCTGGAAGGAACTGGACGTCTCCTCGCGCAAGGGGAGCCGCATCGCCGAGAAGCTGGAGGACCTCGGGCTCATCGAGCGCGAGGACGCGGTCTACGACGGCCACAACACGTACTTCCTCGCGCCGACGGCGAAGGACCTTGACTTCTCGCTGCTCATGGCCGGCGACATGCTCTCGCCGTTCATCGGCGAGGAGGAGATCGACCCCAACTCCGACGCGTTCACGCAGTGGCTGATGAACCTCGCGTACGAGGAGTACTGACCGAACCGATCCCGACCCTACTGACGGCGTCGGTCGCGGACCCGCCGTCGTCCCGTTCCCTTCTGTCGTCGTCGTATCCGAGTCCGCGCTCCGGTCGCCCGAGCGACGGGAGGAACGAGACGGTCGCGCGGACAACGACACGCATTTCCGCGTCGTTCGGCTACGGGCGTCAGAATGGACGACCCGGCACGCGTGACCGTGGAGGCGGACGGCGATGCGGCGCGAGAGACGGTCTACGACACCGAGGGGGAGGTCGAGGCCGGCGGCGCGACGTTCCGGTTCAGCGTCGGCGGGGCGAGCGACGACGGGGACGACGCCGGCGAGACCGCCGGGAACGACGACGGGAACCCGGATGTCGACGAGGACGGCACCGGCGGGGATCCGCTGTTCGTCGCGTCGCTCTCGGAGGTGCCGACCGACTCAACGATCCGGCGGACGGCGATGTGGCCGGACGACCGCCGGGGCGTGGGATTCATCCTCCGGCGCGACGCCGAGACCGACGAGGTGTTCGCGTGGCGCAACTCCTGTCCCCACAAGCCGGAGGTGCCGTTGGACCCCGGCCGGGGGGCCCGCGTCGACGGCGGCGAGATCGTCTGTCACGAGCACGGCGCGCGCTTCGAGTGCGGCGACGGCCTGTGCACGTGGGGGCCGTGCGTCGGCGAGGAACTCGACCCCGTCGGCGTCGAGGTCCGCGACGGCGACGTGTATCTCGACGACGAGCGGTTCGCGTCGGTGCGTCCGCGGTAGCGACCGCGATCAGTTCCCGTCGCCGTCGTCGTCCAACTCGTCCACGAGGTCGCCGCCGTAGCCGACGTATCCCGCCGGCGTCAGCGCGTGCAGCTCCTCGCGCACCGACTCGTCCACGTCGAGGTCGTCGAAGAGGTCGCGGAAGTCCTCGATGGTGACGCGCTTGCCGCGGGTGAGCTCCTTCACGCGCTCGTAGGCGGCGGTGTCGCCCTCGCGTCGGAGGACCGTCTGGACGGCCTCGCCGATGACCTCCGGGGTCGCCTCCAACTCCTCGCGCATCACCTGCTCGTTGGGAACCACCTTCGCGAGTCCTGCGGCGGTCTTCGAGTAGCCGATGAGGCAGTGCGCCAGCCCGGCGCCGATATTTCGCTTCACGGTCGAGTCCGAGAGGTCGCGCTGGAGCCGCGAGGTGGTGACGTAGTCCGCGAGGAAGGTGAGATCGGAGTTCGCCTTCGAGAGGTTGCCCTCGCTGTTCTCGAAGTCGATCGGGTTCACCTTGTGCGGCATCGTCGAGGACCCGGTCTCGCCCGCGGCGGCCTCCTGGCCGAGGTAGCGGTCGGAGACGTACAGCCACACGTCCAGGTCCAGATCGAGGAGGACGTTGTTGACGCCGCGGAGGGCGTCGAAGACGGCCGCCAGGTCGTCGCAGGGGTTCACCTGCGTCGCCAGCGCGGTGTGGTCGAGGCCGAGCGAGGTCACGAACTCGCGGGAGAACGCCCGCCAGTCCACGTCGGGGTAGGCTGCGCGGTGGGCGGCGTACGTGCCGGAGGCGCCCGCGAGCTTCCCGGAGAGCGCGGCGGCAGCGGACTCGACGCGCCCGAGCGCCGTCCCGAGGCGGGCGGCGTAGACCGCGAGTTCCTTCCCCCACGTAGTCGGCGTGGCGGGCTGACCGTGCGTCCGCGCGAGCATCGGCACGTCTCGGTGCTCGCGGGCCTCGTCGGCGAGCGTGTCGCGCAGGTCGCGAAGCTCGGGCACGAGCACCTTCTCCACGGCGGGTTTCACGAGCAGCCGGTGGGCGAGGTTGTTCACGTCCTCGCTGGTGAGCCCGAAGTGGATCCACGGGTGGAGGCGCTCGGGCGTCTCCGTGCGAAGGAAGTACTCGACGGCCTTCACGTCGTGGTTGGTCGCCGAATACCCCTCGGCGCCCTCGGTTTCGAGGCGCTTGACGAGCCGCGCGTCGTCGGCGGAGAAGTCGTCGACGACGGCGCGCAGGTCGGCGCGCTCGCCGTCCGAGAGCGTCAGGTCGACGCCCGCCTCGTCGGCGAGCGCGAGCAGGTACTCGACCTCGACCTCGACGCGGGAGCGGATCAGGCCGGCCTCGCTGGCGTACGGGACCAGCGGCGCGGTCCGACCGGCGTACCGCCCGTCGAGCGGCGAGACGGCTGCGAGGGGGTCCTCGCGGGGGATGTCCATGTCCGGCGGTCCACCCGCGCGCATGAAAGCGGTTTCGGTCGACCGGCGCGCGAACCACCACGAGTGTGCATACGACACCGCGATCGACCCGTAGAGTTCGCGATTTCGATCCGGATTCGTGCATAATCGTGCCGCGAAGACCGCAACGCTCTTTCCGCCGGCGCGGGAGCGTTCGGGCATGAAGATCGCGGGCATGGCGAGCAATCGCGGGCGCAACCTTCGGAACATCGCCGACCGGGCGCCGGGCGGCGCCGAGGTGTCGGTCGTCCTCTCGAACGACGCCGACGCGCCGGTGCTGGACGCGATGGGCAAGCGCGGCGTGGCGACCGAGGTCGTCGAGCGCGACGAGGGCGAGGCACGGGAGGCCCACGAGAAGCGCGTCCTCGACGCCCTCGCCGACCACGAGTTCGACGTCGTCTGTCTCGACGGCTACATGCGCGTCCTGACGGACACGTTCCTCGACGCCGCGCCGACGACGCTGAACGTTCACCCGTCGCTGTTGCCGTCGTTCCCCGGCAACGACGCCCACCGGCGCGTGCTCGACGCGGGCGTTCGACAGACGGGCTGCACCGTTCACGTCGTCACCGAGGAGGTCGACGGCGGCCCCATCGTCACCCAGGAGGCGGTCCCCGTCTACGAGGGCGACGATACGGACGACCTGAAAGAGCGCGTGCTGTACGAGGCGGAGTTCGCCGCCTACCCGCGCGCGGTGAAGTGGTTCGCCGAGGGCCGCGTGACGGTCGATCCGGACGCCCACGAGGTCCACGTCGACGGCGACGACGCCGGGGGCGACGGGGACGGCGGACGCTTCCCGTCCCGGCGGACGACCAGCGAGGACCGCGTCCGGGAGCTGCGCTACGGCGAGAACCCCCACCAGGACGCCGCCCTCTACGCCGACACGACCTGCGACGAGGCGAACGTCGTCGCCGCCGAGCAACTGAACGAGGGCGCCAAGAAGCTCTCGTACAACAACTACAACGACGCCGACGGCGCGCTCAACCTGGTGAAGGAGTTCGACGAGCCCGCCGCGGCAGTGATCAAACACACCAACCCCGCCGGCTGCGCCACCGCGGACACGCTCGCCGAAGCGTACGCCGACGCGCTCTCGACGGACGCGAAATCGGCCTTCGGCGGCATCGTCGCGCTGAACCGCGAGTGCGACGCCGAGACGGCCGAGCTGATCGTCGACTCGTTCAAGGAGGTCGTCGTCGCCCCCGGCTACACGGACGACGCGCTGGCGGTGCTGTTCGGGAAGGACAACCTCCGCGTGCTCGACGTGGGCGACGAGGAGACGTTCGCGGAGCGGCCCGAGACACTCACCGAGAAGCCCGTCGTCGGCGGCCGGCTGGTGCAGGAGCGCGACCTGCAGGCGCCCCAGCGCGACGACCTGGATGTCGTCACCGAGCGCGCGCCCACGGACGAGGAGATCGAGACGATGCTGTTCGCGTGGCGCGTGCTGAAGCACGTGAAGTCGAACGGGATCCTGTTCGCCACCGGCACCGAGACGGTCGGCGTCGGCATGGGGCAGGTGAGCCGCGTCGACGCCGTCACGCTGGCGGCGATGAAAGCGGAGAAGGACGCCGAGGGCAAGTCCGCCGAGGGCGCCGTGATGGCCTCGGACGCCTTCTTCCCGTTCCCGGACGGCATCGAGGAGGCCGCCGACGCGGGCATCGGGGCGGTGATCCAGCCCGGCGGATCCGTCAACGACGACGACGTGATCGCCGCGGCCGACGAGCACGACATGGCGATGGTGTTCACGGGCGACCGCGCGTTCCGCCACGACTGACTCCCGCTCGGCCCGCTCGGCCGAACGAGTGTCCTCGGTGATATGTCGACCGGAGCAGTTATGAGAGCCGGGGACAGGCGTCGAGGTAGCTTCGGATCCGCGCATGACTGAGGACGTGACCCCTATCGACGCGAGCGCGACCGCGCCGTCTACGTCGGTCCGGCTGGCGAACCTCCACGAGGCGACGCGGTCGATGATGCTCGCGGAGTCGCGCGAGGGGGTCGCCCGGACGGCCGCGACGGCCGCGACCGACGTGCTCGGCTTCCCGTTGAACACGGTTCGGTTGTACGACCCCGAGAGCGACCGACTCATGCCGACGGCGGTGTCAGACGGGG
Protein-coding sequences here:
- a CDS encoding M20/M25/M40 family metallo-hydrolase, which produces MSDGPPASPAVDFDPVEFLADAVRIESHESPAEMREFLVDTLSTHGAEPRVDAAGNVRATKPADAADAADGPHLVLNTHIDTVPPHVPFERGVDDEGREVFRGRGSCDAKGPLAALLAGFLAVEPARGTVTLAITPDEETLSTGADALVRGRGDDHPGGPVDPVDGDLFLVGEPTDCDACVAARGRFEGTLTLTGSAAHAAEPDSGVNAVAALEDALAAIRRFDDDAEAHPMLGEPTLVPTGTTGGEATNQVPAEATVTLDRRSVPPETAEGFRASLEATVREAVADGVGVEFALTERPTPFLEAFDTDPEHQFVRAVSDAARAVGGVGGAAGDDGNADADGEVRPFGAATEASYFAPAPTVVFGPGHLADDAGAVAHSEREYVRVDRVRDAAGTVRRALDSLLG
- a CDS encoding NRDE family protein; the protein is MCTLTLAWRVFDGAPVVVAANRDEAYGRPSEPPADRGDGVIAPRDARAGGTWMGVTRDGLFVGITNRWVDDLEGERSRGLLVDDCLRAGSAEAAARLVEESCREHGYDGFNLVLADAEAALLLEWDGHLTVTDFDPGVHVVGNTGYDGHYFEPPARPEAGAEEARNATRLRTELAPESGESADAWLDRAGAALGDHRFGVCVHDEARGFGTVSSSLVRLGADSDIRYEHADGPPCETAFEPVAIDG
- the dapF gene encoding diaminopimelate epimerase yields the protein MSESTEPTESAGSRTVPAVKYHGTGNDFLVVDAADADGRVPDRGAFAVHHCDRETGVEGADRTGADGVLFMDIDENTVGGDGPVTATMTLVQPDASIAEMCGNGARCAAAWVRERTGADVVDLETPAGVRRAEVRTGDVDGTGGDDRASDADEVTVEVEMGRPSFAPADVPLAADRDEPLVEEPVEGLTVTAVDTGVPHAVAFVDGDAGGVDGLDLESVAPPVRHADVFPEGANVTLATRTGEGTFDQRTYERGVEGETRACGTGAVAVGASARRLGLADRTDLAVSPPGGTLRITVPEDASATLTGPAEREFEIDLAVPESGTGGDE
- the purB gene encoding adenylosuccinate lyase encodes the protein MDIPREDPLAAVSPLDGRYAGRTAPLVPYASEAGLIRSRVEVEVEYLLALADEAGVDLTLSDGERADLRAVVDDFSADDARLVKRLETEGAEGYSATNHDVKAVEYFLRTETPERLHPWIHFGLTSEDVNNLAHRLLVKPAVEKVLVPELRDLRDTLADEAREHRDVPMLARTHGQPATPTTWGKELAVYAARLGTALGRVESAAAALSGKLAGASGTYAAHRAAYPDVDWRAFSREFVTSLGLDHTALATQVNPCDDLAAVFDALRGVNNVLLDLDLDVWLYVSDRYLGQEAAAGETGSSTMPHKVNPIDFENSEGNLSKANSDLTFLADYVTTSRLQRDLSDSTVKRNIGAGLAHCLIGYSKTAAGLAKVVPNEQVMREELEATPEVIGEAVQTVLRREGDTAAYERVKELTRGKRVTIEDFRDLFDDLDVDESVREELHALTPAGYVGYGGDLVDELDDDGDGN
- a CDS encoding helix-turn-helix transcriptional regulator, encoding MSASDAEASLAEDELAGLELVRETGGIHQSDFWKELDVSSRKGSRIAEKLEDLGLIEREDAVYDGHNTYFLAPTAKDLDFSLLMAGDMLSPFIGEEEIDPNSDAFTQWLMNLAYEEY
- the lysA gene encoding diaminopimelate decarboxylase; amino-acid sequence: MSDEQLRGAENPPIRRLAEWDVERLRELAGEQGTPLYVTDTDRVAENCARLRAAFPDADVKYAAKAHTGRAVLETVREAGLDAECASAGEVRRALDAGFPGARVDYTAVNPPARDLDSVVEWWDDHPDITVTVGARDTLDRLAERGYDGRVCVRVNPGVGAGHHEKVRTGAAPKFGVPYDRAAEVVADARDRFEVVGVHAHAGSGIHGEEDLAAHRDLVARMGELAREIGDDELEFVDVGGGFGVPYHEDDPALDLDSVADATREALGDLDATLAVEPGRYVVADAGVLLTRVNTVKPTAETTVAGVDAGMTDLLRPAMYDAYHAIRNLDAGDAGDARETGPVTVAGPICETGDTFCDGRELPLPDRGDLLAVGNAGAYGYEMASTYNSRPRLAEVSLAGDVLRERETLAGVTRLERGGADE
- the purH gene encoding bifunctional phosphoribosylaminoimidazolecarboxamide formyltransferase/IMP cyclohydrolase, which encodes MKIAGMASNRGRNLRNIADRAPGGAEVSVVLSNDADAPVLDAMGKRGVATEVVERDEGEAREAHEKRVLDALADHEFDVVCLDGYMRVLTDTFLDAAPTTLNVHPSLLPSFPGNDAHRRVLDAGVRQTGCTVHVVTEEVDGGPIVTQEAVPVYEGDDTDDLKERVLYEAEFAAYPRAVKWFAEGRVTVDPDAHEVHVDGDDAGGDGDGGRFPSRRTTSEDRVRELRYGENPHQDAALYADTTCDEANVVAAEQLNEGAKKLSYNNYNDADGALNLVKEFDEPAAAVIKHTNPAGCATADTLAEAYADALSTDAKSAFGGIVALNRECDAETAELIVDSFKEVVVAPGYTDDALAVLFGKDNLRVLDVGDEETFAERPETLTEKPVVGGRLVQERDLQAPQRDDLDVVTERAPTDEEIETMLFAWRVLKHVKSNGILFATGTETVGVGMGQVSRVDAVTLAAMKAEKDAEGKSAEGAVMASDAFFPFPDGIEEAADAGIGAVIQPGGSVNDDDVIAAADEHDMAMVFTGDRAFRHD
- a CDS encoding Rieske (2Fe-2S) protein, coding for MDDPARVTVEADGDAARETVYDTEGEVEAGGATFRFSVGGASDDGDDAGETAGNDDGNPDVDEDGTGGDPLFVASLSEVPTDSTIRRTAMWPDDRRGVGFILRRDAETDEVFAWRNSCPHKPEVPLDPGRGARVDGGEIVCHEHGARFECGDGLCTWGPCVGEELDPVGVEVRDGDVYLDDERFASVRPR